In a genomic window of Nothobranchius furzeri strain GRZ-AD chromosome 14, NfurGRZ-RIMD1, whole genome shotgun sequence:
- the pcbp3 gene encoding poly(rC)-binding protein 3 isoform X4 gives MSISMETKVQSEGGLNVTLTIRLLMHGKEVGSIIGKKGETVKKMRDESGARINISEGNCPERIVTITGPTDTIFKAFAMIAYKFEEDIINSMSNSPATSKPPVTLRLVVPASQCGSLIGKGGSKIKEMRESTGAQVQVAGDMLPNSTERAVTISGTPEAIIQCVKQICVVMLESPPKGATIPYRPKPASTPVIFSGGQAYTIQGQYAIPHPDLTKLHQLAMQQTPFTPLGQTTPAFPGLDSSPPASTHELTIPNDLIGCIIGRQGTKINEIRQMSGAQIKIANAMEGSAERQITITGTPANISLAQYLINARLTSEVTGMGSL, from the exons ATGTCTATCAGCATGGAGACCAAAGTCCAGTCAGAAGGAGGTCTAAATGTCACCCTGACCATCCGCCTCCTCATGCATGGAAAA GAGGTGGGGAGTATAATTGGTAAG AAAGGAGAGACTGTAAAAAAGATGCGAGATGAG AGTGGAGCGCGGATCAATATTTCAGAGGGAAACTGTCCAGAGAGGATTGTCACCATCACAGGACCCACAGACACCATCTTCAAGGCTTTTGCCATGATCGCCTACAAGTTTGAGGAG GACATAATCAATTCGATGAGTAACAGCCCAGCAACCAGCAAGCCCCCTGTCACCCTACGGCTCGTCGTTCCAGCCAGCCAGTGTGGCTCTCTCATCGGGAAAGGAGGCTCGAAGATTAAAGAAATGAGAGAG TCCACAGGGGCTCAGGTTCAGGTGGCGGGGGACATGCTTCCGAACTCCACAGAGCGTGCAGTGACAATCTCTGGGACCCCAGAAGCCATCATTCAGTGTGTCAAACAGATCTGCGTTGTCATGCTGGAG TCTCCACCAAAAGGTGCCACTATCCCTTATCGCCCAAAGCCTGCCTCCACCCCAGTCATTTTTTCTGGTGGCCAG GCCTACACAATTCAGGGACAGTATGCTATACCACACCCAGAT TTGACCAAGCTCCACCAGCTGGCTATGCAGCAAACCCCCTTTACCCCTCTCGGACAGACCACCCCTGCTTTCCCCG GTTTGGATTCCAGTCCACCAGCCAGCACCCACGAACTCACCATTCCCAATGAT CTAATAGGCTGTATCATTGGACGCCAAGGAACCAAAATAAATGAGATTCGCCAGATGTCTGGGGCGCAGATCAAAATCGCCAATGCCATGGAGGGCTCGGCTGAGCGCCAGATAACCATCACAGGGACCCCTGCTAACATCAGTCTGGCTCAGTATCTCATCAATGCCAG GCTGACGTCTGAAGTCACGGGAATGGGATCACTATAA
- the pcbp3 gene encoding poly(rC)-binding protein 3 isoform X3 — protein sequence MSISMETKVQSEGGLNVTLTIRLLMHGKEVGSIIGKKGETVKKMRDESGARINISEGNCPERIVTITGPTDTIFKAFAMIAYKFEEDIINSMSNSPATSKPPVTLRLVVPASQCGSLIGKGGSKIKEMRESTGAQVQVAGDMLPNSTERAVTISGTPEAIIQCVKQICVVMLESPPKGATIPYRPKPASTPVIFSGGQAYTIQGQYAIPHPDQLTKLHQLAMQQTPFTPLGQTTPAFPGLDSSPPASTHELTIPNDLIGCIIGRQGTKINEIRQMSGAQIKIANAMEGSAERQITITGTPANISLAQYLINARLTSEVTGMGSL from the exons ATGTCTATCAGCATGGAGACCAAAGTCCAGTCAGAAGGAGGTCTAAATGTCACCCTGACCATCCGCCTCCTCATGCATGGAAAA GAGGTGGGGAGTATAATTGGTAAG AAAGGAGAGACTGTAAAAAAGATGCGAGATGAG AGTGGAGCGCGGATCAATATTTCAGAGGGAAACTGTCCAGAGAGGATTGTCACCATCACAGGACCCACAGACACCATCTTCAAGGCTTTTGCCATGATCGCCTACAAGTTTGAGGAG GACATAATCAATTCGATGAGTAACAGCCCAGCAACCAGCAAGCCCCCTGTCACCCTACGGCTCGTCGTTCCAGCCAGCCAGTGTGGCTCTCTCATCGGGAAAGGAGGCTCGAAGATTAAAGAAATGAGAGAG TCCACAGGGGCTCAGGTTCAGGTGGCGGGGGACATGCTTCCGAACTCCACAGAGCGTGCAGTGACAATCTCTGGGACCCCAGAAGCCATCATTCAGTGTGTCAAACAGATCTGCGTTGTCATGCTGGAG TCTCCACCAAAAGGTGCCACTATCCCTTATCGCCCAAAGCCTGCCTCCACCCCAGTCATTTTTTCTGGTGGCCAG GCCTACACAATTCAGGGACAGTATGCTATACCACACCCAGAT CAGTTGACCAAGCTCCACCAGCTGGCTATGCAGCAAACCCCCTTTACCCCTCTCGGACAGACCACCCCTGCTTTCCCCG GTTTGGATTCCAGTCCACCAGCCAGCACCCACGAACTCACCATTCCCAATGAT CTAATAGGCTGTATCATTGGACGCCAAGGAACCAAAATAAATGAGATTCGCCAGATGTCTGGGGCGCAGATCAAAATCGCCAATGCCATGGAGGGCTCGGCTGAGCGCCAGATAACCATCACAGGGACCCCTGCTAACATCAGTCTGGCTCAGTATCTCATCAATGCCAG GCTGACGTCTGAAGTCACGGGAATGGGATCACTATAA
- the pcbp3 gene encoding poly(rC)-binding protein 3 isoform X6, which translates to MSISMETKVQSEGGLNVTLTIRLLMHGKEVGSIIGKKGETVKKMRDESGARINISEGNCPERIVTITGPTDTIFKAFAMIAYKFEEDIINSMSNSPATSKPPVTLRLVVPASQCGSLIGKGGSKIKEMRESTGAQVQVAGDMLPNSTERAVTISGTPEAIIQCVKQICVVMLESPPKGATIPYRPKPASTPVIFSGGQAYTIQGQYAIPHPDLIGCIIGRQGTKINEIRQMSGAQIKIANAMEGSAERQITITGTPANISLAQYLINARFRDMAALWNDPSSMTTS; encoded by the exons ATGTCTATCAGCATGGAGACCAAAGTCCAGTCAGAAGGAGGTCTAAATGTCACCCTGACCATCCGCCTCCTCATGCATGGAAAA GAGGTGGGGAGTATAATTGGTAAG AAAGGAGAGACTGTAAAAAAGATGCGAGATGAG AGTGGAGCGCGGATCAATATTTCAGAGGGAAACTGTCCAGAGAGGATTGTCACCATCACAGGACCCACAGACACCATCTTCAAGGCTTTTGCCATGATCGCCTACAAGTTTGAGGAG GACATAATCAATTCGATGAGTAACAGCCCAGCAACCAGCAAGCCCCCTGTCACCCTACGGCTCGTCGTTCCAGCCAGCCAGTGTGGCTCTCTCATCGGGAAAGGAGGCTCGAAGATTAAAGAAATGAGAGAG TCCACAGGGGCTCAGGTTCAGGTGGCGGGGGACATGCTTCCGAACTCCACAGAGCGTGCAGTGACAATCTCTGGGACCCCAGAAGCCATCATTCAGTGTGTCAAACAGATCTGCGTTGTCATGCTGGAG TCTCCACCAAAAGGTGCCACTATCCCTTATCGCCCAAAGCCTGCCTCCACCCCAGTCATTTTTTCTGGTGGCCAG GCCTACACAATTCAGGGACAGTATGCTATACCACACCCAGAT CTAATAGGCTGTATCATTGGACGCCAAGGAACCAAAATAAATGAGATTCGCCAGATGTCTGGGGCGCAGATCAAAATCGCCAATGCCATGGAGGGCTCGGCTGAGCGCCAGATAACCATCACAGGGACCCCTGCTAACATCAGTCTGGCTCAGTATCTCATCAATGCCAG GTTCAGAGACATGGCAGCTCTGTGGAATGACCCGTCATCCATGACAACATCCTGA
- the pcbp3 gene encoding poly(rC)-binding protein 3 isoform X2: MSISMETKVQSEGGLNVTLTIRLLMHGKEVGSIIGKKGETVKKMRDESGARINISEGNCPERIVTITGPTDTIFKAFAMIAYKFEEDIINSMSNSPATSKPPVTLRLVVPASQCGSLIGKGGSKIKEMRESTGAQVQVAGDMLPNSTERAVTISGTPEAIIQCVKQICVVMLESPPKGATIPYRPKPASTPVIFSGGQAYTIQGQYAIPHPDLTKLHQLAMQQTPFTPLGQTTPAFPGLDSSPPASTHELTIPNDLIGCIIGRQGTKINEIRQMSGAQIKIANAMEGSAERQITITGTPANISLAQYLINARFRDMAALWNDPSSMTTS; this comes from the exons ATGTCTATCAGCATGGAGACCAAAGTCCAGTCAGAAGGAGGTCTAAATGTCACCCTGACCATCCGCCTCCTCATGCATGGAAAA GAGGTGGGGAGTATAATTGGTAAG AAAGGAGAGACTGTAAAAAAGATGCGAGATGAG AGTGGAGCGCGGATCAATATTTCAGAGGGAAACTGTCCAGAGAGGATTGTCACCATCACAGGACCCACAGACACCATCTTCAAGGCTTTTGCCATGATCGCCTACAAGTTTGAGGAG GACATAATCAATTCGATGAGTAACAGCCCAGCAACCAGCAAGCCCCCTGTCACCCTACGGCTCGTCGTTCCAGCCAGCCAGTGTGGCTCTCTCATCGGGAAAGGAGGCTCGAAGATTAAAGAAATGAGAGAG TCCACAGGGGCTCAGGTTCAGGTGGCGGGGGACATGCTTCCGAACTCCACAGAGCGTGCAGTGACAATCTCTGGGACCCCAGAAGCCATCATTCAGTGTGTCAAACAGATCTGCGTTGTCATGCTGGAG TCTCCACCAAAAGGTGCCACTATCCCTTATCGCCCAAAGCCTGCCTCCACCCCAGTCATTTTTTCTGGTGGCCAG GCCTACACAATTCAGGGACAGTATGCTATACCACACCCAGAT TTGACCAAGCTCCACCAGCTGGCTATGCAGCAAACCCCCTTTACCCCTCTCGGACAGACCACCCCTGCTTTCCCCG GTTTGGATTCCAGTCCACCAGCCAGCACCCACGAACTCACCATTCCCAATGAT CTAATAGGCTGTATCATTGGACGCCAAGGAACCAAAATAAATGAGATTCGCCAGATGTCTGGGGCGCAGATCAAAATCGCCAATGCCATGGAGGGCTCGGCTGAGCGCCAGATAACCATCACAGGGACCCCTGCTAACATCAGTCTGGCTCAGTATCTCATCAATGCCAG GTTCAGAGACATGGCAGCTCTGTGGAATGACCCGTCATCCATGACAACATCCTGA
- the pcbp3 gene encoding poly(rC)-binding protein 3 isoform X1 produces the protein MSISMETKVQSEGGLNVTLTIRLLMHGKEVGSIIGKKGETVKKMRDESGARINISEGNCPERIVTITGPTDTIFKAFAMIAYKFEEDIINSMSNSPATSKPPVTLRLVVPASQCGSLIGKGGSKIKEMRESTGAQVQVAGDMLPNSTERAVTISGTPEAIIQCVKQICVVMLESPPKGATIPYRPKPASTPVIFSGGQAYTIQGQYAIPHPDQLTKLHQLAMQQTPFTPLGQTTPAFPGLDSSPPASTHELTIPNDLIGCIIGRQGTKINEIRQMSGAQIKIANAMEGSAERQITITGTPANISLAQYLINARFRDMAALWNDPSSMTTS, from the exons ATGTCTATCAGCATGGAGACCAAAGTCCAGTCAGAAGGAGGTCTAAATGTCACCCTGACCATCCGCCTCCTCATGCATGGAAAA GAGGTGGGGAGTATAATTGGTAAG AAAGGAGAGACTGTAAAAAAGATGCGAGATGAG AGTGGAGCGCGGATCAATATTTCAGAGGGAAACTGTCCAGAGAGGATTGTCACCATCACAGGACCCACAGACACCATCTTCAAGGCTTTTGCCATGATCGCCTACAAGTTTGAGGAG GACATAATCAATTCGATGAGTAACAGCCCAGCAACCAGCAAGCCCCCTGTCACCCTACGGCTCGTCGTTCCAGCCAGCCAGTGTGGCTCTCTCATCGGGAAAGGAGGCTCGAAGATTAAAGAAATGAGAGAG TCCACAGGGGCTCAGGTTCAGGTGGCGGGGGACATGCTTCCGAACTCCACAGAGCGTGCAGTGACAATCTCTGGGACCCCAGAAGCCATCATTCAGTGTGTCAAACAGATCTGCGTTGTCATGCTGGAG TCTCCACCAAAAGGTGCCACTATCCCTTATCGCCCAAAGCCTGCCTCCACCCCAGTCATTTTTTCTGGTGGCCAG GCCTACACAATTCAGGGACAGTATGCTATACCACACCCAGAT CAGTTGACCAAGCTCCACCAGCTGGCTATGCAGCAAACCCCCTTTACCCCTCTCGGACAGACCACCCCTGCTTTCCCCG GTTTGGATTCCAGTCCACCAGCCAGCACCCACGAACTCACCATTCCCAATGAT CTAATAGGCTGTATCATTGGACGCCAAGGAACCAAAATAAATGAGATTCGCCAGATGTCTGGGGCGCAGATCAAAATCGCCAATGCCATGGAGGGCTCGGCTGAGCGCCAGATAACCATCACAGGGACCCCTGCTAACATCAGTCTGGCTCAGTATCTCATCAATGCCAG GTTCAGAGACATGGCAGCTCTGTGGAATGACCCGTCATCCATGACAACATCCTGA
- the pcbp3 gene encoding poly(rC)-binding protein 3 isoform X5 yields MHEVGSIIGKKGETVKKMRDESGARINISEGNCPERIVTITGPTDTIFKAFAMIAYKFEEDIINSMSNSPATSKPPVTLRLVVPASQCGSLIGKGGSKIKEMRESTGAQVQVAGDMLPNSTERAVTISGTPEAIIQCVKQICVVMLESPPKGATIPYRPKPASTPVIFSGGQAYTIQGQYAIPHPDQLTKLHQLAMQQTPFTPLGQTTPAFPGLDSSPPASTHELTIPNDLIGCIIGRQGTKINEIRQMSGAQIKIANAMEGSAERQITITGTPANISLAQYLINARFRDMAALWNDPSSMTTS; encoded by the exons ATGCAT GAGGTGGGGAGTATAATTGGTAAG AAAGGAGAGACTGTAAAAAAGATGCGAGATGAG AGTGGAGCGCGGATCAATATTTCAGAGGGAAACTGTCCAGAGAGGATTGTCACCATCACAGGACCCACAGACACCATCTTCAAGGCTTTTGCCATGATCGCCTACAAGTTTGAGGAG GACATAATCAATTCGATGAGTAACAGCCCAGCAACCAGCAAGCCCCCTGTCACCCTACGGCTCGTCGTTCCAGCCAGCCAGTGTGGCTCTCTCATCGGGAAAGGAGGCTCGAAGATTAAAGAAATGAGAGAG TCCACAGGGGCTCAGGTTCAGGTGGCGGGGGACATGCTTCCGAACTCCACAGAGCGTGCAGTGACAATCTCTGGGACCCCAGAAGCCATCATTCAGTGTGTCAAACAGATCTGCGTTGTCATGCTGGAG TCTCCACCAAAAGGTGCCACTATCCCTTATCGCCCAAAGCCTGCCTCCACCCCAGTCATTTTTTCTGGTGGCCAG GCCTACACAATTCAGGGACAGTATGCTATACCACACCCAGAT CAGTTGACCAAGCTCCACCAGCTGGCTATGCAGCAAACCCCCTTTACCCCTCTCGGACAGACCACCCCTGCTTTCCCCG GTTTGGATTCCAGTCCACCAGCCAGCACCCACGAACTCACCATTCCCAATGAT CTAATAGGCTGTATCATTGGACGCCAAGGAACCAAAATAAATGAGATTCGCCAGATGTCTGGGGCGCAGATCAAAATCGCCAATGCCATGGAGGGCTCGGCTGAGCGCCAGATAACCATCACAGGGACCCCTGCTAACATCAGTCTGGCTCAGTATCTCATCAATGCCAG GTTCAGAGACATGGCAGCTCTGTGGAATGACCCGTCATCCATGACAACATCCTGA